From one Desulfurobacterium thermolithotrophum DSM 11699 genomic stretch:
- a CDS encoding pentapeptide repeat-containing protein, whose translation MPVFEGAVFKGYSFFGNVVFHKGVLFNGVEFCDVADFRETVFENHAVFEEAVFKNEATFWKARFHKGVSFESVTFKDEIDFAEITFKEEAVFRKADFKNRVYFKVTNESLPFVFNLSGIKLSKSSYIEVRNLRTLKLALNNVNNTTDNFLFFDMKIEKFKDLEENRRRNLRRENYLPNIEIKSSILNNMKFINCDFSEAEQIKIENSSLTETEFINVDWGGISEKRICPKLFEGSPEEVEKARDVYRQLKLALDNQKDHINANEFYSLEMKAYERVLQEKPWRTHFQKKLVFSIHKFASNFGQSWLRPLILLILLTIGEMGAQLDFKSFVDKCFYFLIPYPLIVPSLSLLLLIFKKRENLLLWGISVIFALSGFIAFNEALPCISSPPDNWQLTLKILLENFAETLNIFSLFRNNQVINIKFLHTLYSIAIAFLTYQMIVAIRRQVRR comes from the coding sequence ATACCTGTTTTTGAAGGGGCAGTTTTTAAAGGTTATTCCTTTTTTGGAAACGTTGTATTTCATAAGGGAGTCCTTTTTAATGGTGTAGAATTCTGTGATGTGGCTGATTTCAGGGAAACAGTTTTTGAAAACCATGCTGTTTTTGAGGAAGCAGTTTTCAAAAATGAAGCTACTTTCTGGAAAGCTCGTTTTCACAAAGGGGTAAGTTTTGAGTCAGTAACTTTCAAGGATGAGATTGATTTTGCTGAGATAACCTTTAAAGAAGAAGCCGTTTTTAGAAAAGCAGATTTTAAAAATAGGGTTTATTTTAAAGTCACTAATGAAAGTTTGCCTTTTGTTTTTAATCTTTCTGGTATTAAGCTCTCCAAGAGTAGTTACATAGAAGTAAGAAATCTCAGAACTCTTAAACTTGCATTGAATAACGTTAATAATACAACTGATAATTTTCTATTTTTTGATATGAAAATCGAAAAATTTAAGGACTTAGAGGAAAACCGAAGAAGAAATTTAAGGAGAGAGAACTATCTACCGAACATAGAGATAAAGAGTTCCATACTTAACAATATGAAGTTTATAAACTGTGATTTCTCGGAGGCAGAGCAGATAAAGATAGAGAACAGCTCCTTAACAGAAACGGAATTTATAAATGTTGATTGGGGGGGAATTTCAGAAAAAAGGATATGTCCGAAACTGTTTGAGGGTTCACCTGAAGAAGTGGAGAAGGCAAGAGACGTTTATAGGCAGTTGAAGTTGGCTTTGGATAATCAAAAAGACCATATAAATGCCAATGAATTTTATTCTCTTGAAATGAAGGCTTATGAAAGAGTCTTACAGGAAAAACCCTGGAGAACACATTTTCAGAAAAAGCTTGTTTTTTCAATTCATAAGTTTGCTTCTAACTTTGGACAGAGCTGGTTAAGACCACTGATTTTGTTAATTCTACTAACAATTGGAGAAATGGGAGCTCAACTCGACTTTAAGTCCTTCGTTGATAAGTGTTTCTACTTTTTGATTCCATATCCTCTTATTGTTCCATCTTTATCACTTCTATTGCTGATATTCAAAAAACGGGAAAATCTTTTGCTATGGGGAATAAGTGTAATTTTTGCTTTATCTGGTTTTATTGCTTTCAATGAAGCTTTACCCTGCATTTCCTCTCCACCGGACAACTGGCAACTTACCCTTAAAATACTCTTAGAAAATTTTGCCGAAACTTTAAACATTTTCAGCCTTTTCAGAAACAATCAGGTGATAAATATAAAGTTTCTACATACCCTCTACTCCATAGCAATTGCCTTCCTTACCTACCAGATGATCGTTGCAATCAGAAGACAGGTTAGAAGATAA
- a CDS encoding L-lactate permease, with protein sequence MDFLMAIIPILIVLAGMLFFSRSGVFMSVVGWITAALVAFLYFKTPMVVVIGASIYGIVKAFAITFAVAFTMLMIFIMKEAGALDEIVKTILSITKDKIQQTLFIGMGFGSLATSLGVVTPALFPPVFVALGFTPLAAVAISILCYDPLTSFALLSIPITLPAHVAWGPFGIRPPGIENVEHFIWSFTRHITLFLPVVSVGFAFMMLYFVGKWEALKKHWAGATVAGLVLSLTALFLAFIGILPVEVIGIISGFFTMLVSYFLYRKNGEGKLKIDAAFIKAISPWLLLFIFSLVTNYPPVKKFLANLLGSAEVIHIVGGKKIDLNILSHVYFWILVAVIISLPILKPSGEQLSRAFNVWIKRVWGPFIAYSLFFAVAFIMAWSGMEIVNGKLMPGANFKAMNMDLIIGRTIADLFGSFYPIVAPFLGLLGAFVGGSETASNVLFAKIQYGAVVSTIGAHAFMAVYGAHAVAGGIASAITPSKITNAAALVGLKGKDESQLLKTLIWPVFALTLFVGIMLQIIVAMSLK encoded by the coding sequence ATGGATTTCCTGATGGCAATCATTCCAATTCTGATCGTTCTTGCGGGTATGCTCTTCTTCTCCCGTTCGGGTGTCTTTATGTCCGTTGTCGGTTGGATAACAGCAGCTTTAGTCGCCTTTCTTTACTTCAAAACACCAATGGTCGTTGTCATTGGTGCAAGCATTTACGGAATAGTTAAGGCTTTTGCAATTACATTTGCCGTTGCATTTACGATGCTCATGATATTCATAATGAAAGAGGCAGGAGCTCTCGATGAAATAGTAAAAACAATTCTATCCATAACAAAGGATAAGATTCAGCAAACTCTGTTTATTGGAATGGGATTCGGTTCTCTTGCAACCTCCTTAGGGGTTGTAACTCCAGCACTCTTTCCTCCTGTCTTTGTTGCTCTTGGGTTTACACCTCTTGCAGCTGTTGCAATTTCAATTCTTTGTTACGACCCTCTGACCTCTTTTGCGCTTCTCTCTATTCCAATCACACTTCCCGCCCACGTTGCATGGGGACCTTTTGGGATCAGACCGCCAGGAATTGAAAACGTTGAACACTTCATCTGGTCATTTACTCGACACATTACACTCTTCCTGCCAGTTGTTTCCGTTGGATTTGCATTCATGATGCTTTACTTTGTTGGAAAGTGGGAAGCATTAAAGAAACACTGGGCTGGAGCTACAGTTGCAGGACTTGTTCTATCATTGACCGCACTCTTCTTGGCCTTTATCGGAATTCTTCCTGTTGAGGTTATAGGAATTATTTCTGGTTTCTTCACAATGTTGGTTTCATATTTCCTTTACAGGAAGAACGGCGAAGGAAAGCTAAAAATTGACGCTGCATTCATAAAAGCCATCTCTCCATGGCTTCTTCTCTTTATTTTTTCCCTTGTAACAAACTACCCGCCTGTGAAAAAGTTCTTAGCCAATCTCCTTGGCTCTGCTGAGGTTATTCACATTGTTGGTGGCAAGAAGATAGACCTGAACATTCTTTCACACGTCTATTTCTGGATTTTAGTTGCTGTTATTATTTCTCTGCCAATCCTAAAACCTTCTGGCGAACAACTCTCAAGAGCTTTTAATGTATGGATAAAGAGGGTTTGGGGACCGTTTATCGCGTACTCTCTCTTCTTTGCAGTTGCCTTCATAATGGCATGGTCTGGAATGGAGATTGTCAACGGCAAACTCATGCCAGGTGCAAACTTTAAGGCTATGAACATGGATTTAATCATTGGCAGGACAATTGCTGATCTCTTTGGAAGTTTCTACCCAATAGTTGCTCCATTCTTAGGACTTTTAGGAGCTTTTGTCGGTGGAAGTGAAACAGCATCAAACGTTCTATTTGCAAAGATCCAGTATGGCGCAGTTGTGTCAACGATTGGAGCTCATGCATTTATGGCTGTCTATGGAGCTCACGCAGTAGCTGGAGGAATAGCAAGTGCAATCACTCCTTCAAAGATCACAAATGCAGCAGCTCTTGTTGGACTTAAAGGAAAAGACGAGAGTCAGCTTCTGAAAACCCTCATCTGGCCAGTTTTTGCACTTACGCTGTTTGTAGGAATTATGCTACAGATAATCGTCGCAATGTCTTTGAAGTGA
- a CDS encoding amino acid-binding protein — protein MRTKYAVKQISVFLENRRGRLVDVTKAFLDADINIRALFLADSSEFGILRLVVDNPEKAKAILVSKGFAANETEVFAVEVEDRPGGFYRVVKVLADNEIDVEYTYAYAGTSNKAILFFKVKNEEFDRAIEVLMENGQNLVEAVKFYE, from the coding sequence ATGAGAACAAAGTATGCTGTTAAGCAGATCTCGGTTTTCCTTGAAAACCGGCGGGGGAGGCTTGTTGACGTTACAAAAGCATTTCTTGATGCTGACATAAACATAAGAGCTCTTTTTCTTGCAGACTCTTCAGAATTTGGAATCTTGAGACTTGTAGTTGACAACCCTGAAAAAGCAAAAGCCATACTTGTTTCAAAAGGATTTGCCGCAAACGAGACAGAGGTTTTTGCTGTCGAGGTTGAGGATAGACCTGGAGGATTCTACAGGGTTGTTAAGGTACTTGCAGACAACGAGATAGACGTTGAATACACTTATGCCTATGCAGGAACTTCAAATAAGGCAATTCTCTTTTTCAAGGTGAAAAACGAAGAATTTGACAGAGCAATAGAAGTACTGATGGAAAACGGTCAAAACCTTGTAGAGGCTGTGAAATTCTACGAATAG
- a CDS encoding phenylacetate--CoA ligase family protein, whose protein sequence is MTLKKKDYIPKEELQALQLKRLKETVERVYHLVPFYRKKFEEAGVRPSDIKSLDDLKRLPFTTKQDLREHYPFGLFAVPLEQVVRIHSSSGTTGKPTVVGYTEHDLKIWTEVMVRTFLMADVNEKDVVHNAYGYGLFTGGLGFHYGAEALGASVVPASGGFTKRQLMLMKDFGATILCCTPSFALHLSEVAKEEGYDIQKDFKLRAGFFGAEPASPGLKKAVAESWGIQYVEAYGLSEIIGPGVAATCEHGSLHVFEDHFIPEVIDPETGKVLPEGEEGELVITTLTKQALPMIRYRTKDITVIHREPCKCGRTLVWIEGIKGRADDMLIVNGVNVFPSQVEHVITKVEGVTPNYVIVVDKKGVLDKLEVWVEVDERMLTDGVGTLENLKKKLEVELLNNLFINAKVKLVEPKTLERSMGKAKRIIDRRELNL, encoded by the coding sequence ATGACCCTAAAAAAGAAGGATTACATCCCCAAAGAGGAACTCCAAGCACTTCAGCTAAAAAGACTTAAAGAAACTGTAGAAAGGGTTTATCATTTGGTTCCTTTCTACAGAAAGAAATTTGAAGAGGCCGGTGTAAGACCCTCTGACATTAAGAGTCTTGATGATCTGAAACGGCTACCCTTTACAACAAAACAAGATTTAAGGGAGCACTACCCATTTGGTCTTTTCGCAGTTCCTCTTGAACAGGTTGTCAGAATCCACTCCTCATCCGGAACAACAGGAAAACCAACTGTTGTTGGTTATACAGAGCACGATTTGAAGATATGGACAGAAGTAATGGTCAGAACATTCCTTATGGCAGATGTAAACGAAAAAGATGTCGTTCACAACGCTTATGGTTATGGGCTTTTTACAGGAGGACTTGGATTCCACTACGGCGCAGAGGCTTTGGGAGCTTCAGTTGTTCCTGCAAGTGGAGGATTTACAAAGAGACAGTTGATGCTAATGAAAGATTTTGGAGCAACAATCCTCTGCTGTACACCGTCATTTGCACTTCATCTTTCAGAAGTAGCTAAGGAAGAAGGATATGACATTCAGAAAGACTTTAAGCTTAGGGCAGGATTTTTCGGTGCAGAACCTGCATCTCCAGGACTAAAAAAGGCAGTAGCAGAAAGCTGGGGCATTCAATACGTTGAAGCTTATGGACTTTCAGAGATAATCGGTCCCGGAGTTGCTGCAACGTGCGAACATGGTTCTCTTCATGTGTTCGAGGATCACTTCATTCCGGAAGTCATAGACCCGGAAACTGGAAAGGTTCTCCCTGAGGGAGAGGAAGGAGAACTCGTAATTACAACACTTACCAAACAGGCCCTTCCAATGATTCGCTACAGAACAAAGGACATTACAGTTATCCATAGAGAACCCTGTAAGTGTGGAAGAACCTTAGTCTGGATAGAGGGCATAAAGGGAAGGGCAGACGATATGCTAATTGTTAACGGTGTAAACGTCTTCCCATCTCAGGTTGAGCATGTGATAACAAAAGTTGAAGGTGTGACACCAAACTACGTAATTGTTGTTGATAAAAAGGGAGTCCTGGACAAACTCGAAGTTTGGGTTGAGGTTGATGAAAGGATGCTAACAGATGGAGTTGGAACTCTTGAAAACCTTAAGAAGAAGTTAGAGGTGGAACTCCTCAACAACCTATTCATAAATGCAAAAGTAAAGCTTGTTGAGCCGAAGACCCTTGAAAGAAGCATGGGCAAAGCAAAGAGAATAATTGACAGAAGAGAACTAAACCTGTAG
- a CDS encoding phenylacetate--CoA ligase family protein gives MFQRRLETLDRELIEKIQLDRLKKTLRRIKEKNKKYWKKIGSPEPEDIKSLEDLKKLPFLTKEDLRQNYPFGLACGDQCEFIRFHMSSGTTGTPVVNPYTPADVEQWGEIMARCLSAAGLTYKDVLQITPSFGLFNGGFGFHYGAEKIGCFVVPIGPGRTLLQLKFLKDFKTTAIVGIASYPLRLIEVAKEEGFDFKETNLRIGIFGAEVWSEEIRRYIEREMGIESFDIIGMTETGGVGLGIDCKAHNGIHVWEDHYIVEIVDPETGEVLPDGEEGELVVTTLTREGLPLIRYRTRDITKVISRERCDCGRTHLRLARIKGRTDDMLKVKGVCFYPRQIEEVIMKYPEVLPNYQIIIGKVEGKDVVEVVIEADRQDQYLKERIEEEIYSLLGLHIEVTLKRRGEIPRSEGKAVRVKKFT, from the coding sequence ATGTTTCAGAGAAGACTTGAAACGCTGGACAGGGAGTTAATTGAAAAGATCCAGCTTGACAGGCTTAAAAAAACTTTAAGAAGGATAAAAGAGAAAAACAAAAAGTACTGGAAAAAGATAGGGAGCCCTGAGCCCGAAGATATAAAAAGCCTCGAAGACCTCAAGAAACTCCCTTTTCTGACGAAGGAAGATTTAAGACAGAACTATCCTTTTGGCCTTGCCTGTGGAGACCAGTGTGAGTTTATAAGGTTTCACATGTCCTCTGGAACTACAGGAACCCCCGTAGTTAACCCATACACCCCTGCCGATGTTGAGCAGTGGGGAGAAATAATGGCAAGGTGTCTCTCTGCTGCTGGTCTTACCTATAAAGATGTTCTTCAGATTACTCCATCTTTTGGACTTTTTAATGGCGGATTCGGTTTTCACTATGGAGCAGAGAAGATCGGCTGTTTTGTTGTTCCAATAGGCCCCGGAAGAACACTTCTTCAGTTGAAATTCCTGAAAGATTTTAAAACCACTGCTATTGTTGGAATAGCCTCCTATCCTCTAAGGCTTATTGAAGTTGCAAAGGAAGAAGGTTTTGATTTTAAAGAGACCAATTTGAGAATTGGTATTTTCGGTGCAGAGGTCTGGAGCGAGGAGATACGCCGATACATTGAAAGGGAGATGGGAATTGAGAGCTTTGACATTATAGGGATGACAGAGACTGGGGGAGTTGGACTCGGAATAGACTGTAAAGCCCATAACGGTATTCACGTTTGGGAAGACCACTACATTGTTGAGATAGTTGATCCTGAAACAGGAGAAGTTCTGCCAGATGGTGAAGAGGGAGAGCTGGTTGTTACGACTCTAACCCGTGAAGGATTGCCACTCATTAGGTATAGGACGAGGGATATAACAAAGGTTATTTCAAGAGAAAGATGCGATTGCGGAAGAACCCATTTGAGACTCGCAAGAATAAAAGGAAGAACTGATGATATGCTGAAAGTCAAAGGTGTCTGTTTCTACCCGAGGCAGATAGAAGAGGTGATAATGAAGTATCCGGAAGTTCTACCCAACTATCAAATAATAATTGGTAAAGTTGAAGGGAAAGATGTGGTTGAAGTTGTTATTGAAGCAGACAGACAGGATCAGTATCTAAAAGAGAGAATAGAAGAGGAGATTTACAGTCTTTTAGGACTTCATATTGAAGTAACTCTTAAAAGGAGAGGAGAGATACCCAGAAGCGAAGGAAAAGCTGTAAGAGTTAAGAAGTTCACTTAG
- a CDS encoding DcaP family trimeric outer membrane transporter: protein MRRALLLGTVFVLSSSLPSLAASDYEVQQLREMIEQMRSELQQVKEENRKLREEIRSIKGRATSFKTAGAPSFKSKSGKSVDFYGYFKIDAAYSDSKAVGKDFILWALPETTNSNDDDFNLTFKHSRFGFDIKTKESDYDILGKIELDFYRTETNDIENTDPNKQVVRVRRAFVELKKDSWSVLAGLEWMLLTQLYPHLSNFPSGAFMGNIGYRIPQIRLTKWIETESGKITLQAAIDREFGQTTTPWYDTGSDSGLPDFQGRVVYDTSVNDAKIHFGLIGHVGKEQIDLADGGDKNLDTYSYGFEYKLGYGRFELSGKIWKGRNLDGWYTGGVAQGVLYVYDDGYFDTKYVTVDPNNGSKIKVANAKEIDAQGGWIELTTRISPKLIWRIGAGIDDPDNDDLKYNGQYVEGARLKNTMYYTNAFYKLTPSIGLMGEYLRVKTDYSTTDGTVNRYQGSILYFF, encoded by the coding sequence ATGAGAAGAGCACTACTGCTTGGAACTGTCTTTGTTCTTTCATCAAGTCTACCTTCCTTAGCTGCAAGCGACTATGAAGTTCAGCAGTTAAGGGAAATGATTGAACAGATGAGGAGTGAGCTCCAGCAAGTCAAGGAAGAGAACAGGAAACTAAGAGAGGAAATCCGATCCATCAAAGGTAGAGCAACTTCTTTTAAAACTGCCGGAGCTCCATCTTTTAAAAGTAAGTCTGGAAAGAGTGTAGATTTCTACGGTTACTTCAAGATTGACGCAGCTTACTCAGATTCAAAGGCTGTGGGTAAAGACTTTATACTGTGGGCTTTACCAGAAACAACAAATTCAAACGACGATGATTTTAACCTGACCTTCAAACACAGTAGATTTGGTTTTGATATTAAAACCAAGGAAAGTGATTACGATATTCTTGGAAAAATTGAGCTTGATTTTTACAGAACAGAAACCAATGATATAGAAAATACAGACCCGAACAAACAGGTTGTTAGAGTTAGAAGAGCATTTGTTGAATTAAAGAAAGATTCCTGGTCTGTTTTAGCCGGTCTTGAATGGATGCTTCTCACTCAACTTTATCCCCATCTTTCAAACTTCCCGTCTGGAGCCTTTATGGGAAATATAGGATATAGAATTCCGCAGATCAGATTAACTAAGTGGATCGAAACAGAATCAGGAAAAATTACGCTGCAAGCAGCTATTGATAGGGAATTTGGACAGACAACTACTCCTTGGTACGATACAGGATCAGATTCTGGCTTGCCAGATTTCCAGGGAAGGGTTGTGTATGATACAAGCGTAAATGACGCTAAGATTCATTTTGGGCTGATAGGGCACGTAGGAAAAGAGCAGATTGATCTTGCAGATGGAGGAGATAAGAATTTAGATACTTATTCCTATGGATTTGAATATAAACTGGGATACGGACGATTTGAACTTTCAGGAAAAATCTGGAAAGGAAGGAATCTTGATGGCTGGTATACAGGAGGCGTAGCTCAGGGAGTTCTTTACGTTTATGATGATGGATACTTTGATACTAAATACGTAACAGTAGATCCTAATAATGGAAGCAAAATTAAAGTTGCAAATGCTAAAGAAATAGATGCTCAGGGTGGTTGGATAGAATTAACTACAAGAATTTCTCCTAAACTTATCTGGAGAATTGGAGCGGGTATTGATGACCCTGATAATGATGACCTCAAGTATAACGGTCAGTATGTAGAAGGTGCTCGTTTAAAGAATACCATGTACTATACAAATGCTTTTTATAAGCTAACTCCTTCCATTGGTTTGATGGGAGAGTATTTAAGAGTAAAAACAGACTATTCAACTACCGACGGCACAGTCAACCGTTACCAGGGAAGCATTCTCTACTTCTTCTAA
- a CDS encoding biotin--[acetyl-CoA-carboxylase] ligase, whose protein sequence is MKLIFLEEVDSTNEYLKRVEFCHGLCVVAEKQTGGKGRRGKKWISEKGKGLYVSFMFSPISYQIASLSSLAFGVAVLNVLKTLDKRFYLKWPNDIYINGKKISGILPELLSDRLIIGIGINLNYTRDELSSLEVPATSLFAEKIPFDKHSILDKLILEVENYYELLKKKAFNVKEFEKNCPLIGKEVSVIEEHKQFNGIALGIDTNGCLVVEVEGKIRRLFSGNVSIRL, encoded by the coding sequence ATGAAATTAATTTTTCTCGAGGAAGTGGATTCAACAAACGAATATCTTAAGCGTGTGGAATTTTGCCACGGTCTTTGCGTAGTTGCAGAAAAACAAACAGGCGGAAAGGGAAGAAGGGGGAAAAAATGGATTTCTGAAAAAGGAAAAGGACTTTATGTTTCTTTTATGTTTTCTCCTATAAGCTATCAAATAGCTTCTCTTTCAAGTCTTGCTTTTGGAGTAGCAGTTTTAAATGTTTTAAAGACTTTAGACAAAAGGTTTTATTTAAAGTGGCCTAATGATATCTACATAAACGGAAAGAAAATTTCTGGAATTTTACCTGAGCTCCTTTCAGATCGCCTTATAATCGGTATCGGTATAAATCTTAACTATACAAGAGATGAACTTTCTTCTCTTGAAGTTCCTGCAACTTCTTTATTTGCTGAAAAAATTCCATTTGATAAACATAGTATCTTAGATAAGTTAATCCTCGAAGTAGAAAATTACTACGAGCTTTTAAAAAAGAAAGCTTTCAACGTAAAGGAATTTGAGAAAAACTGTCCCTTAATAGGAAAAGAAGTTTCCGTAATCGAAGAACACAAACAATTTAATGGAATAGCTCTGGGAATAGATACTAATGGTTGCCTTGTGGTTGAAGTGGAGGGAAAAATAAGAAGGTTATTTTCAGGAAATGTAAGCATTAGACTGTAA